In the Diceros bicornis minor isolate mBicDic1 chromosome X, mDicBic1.mat.cur, whole genome shotgun sequence genome, CCAGTCTAGAATTTCTAGACTGAACAAGCAGGATTTGAGATTAGCTGTTAAGCgcccttttttattttcttatctgcaTGATGATAATATTCTTTGCAAACTTTATATTTCATGGGTAAGGGCCAACGAGGGGACACAAAGACGTTTCTGAAGCACTGAGACCCTTCACAAAGTGTCTGGAAGAAAAGTTGGCTGTGGCTAATATATTTAAGGTTTATGACCTCTCTGCACTCTGGACTGACGGCTCTACCatatgctttgtttttgttttgttgtttctcttcttttgttttcttttccatttctccctatttttcttctttcccaccAGTCTAGGTCTTAGGCCTAGCCATTTCAAGTCAAAAAAACTGCTAATTATTCATAACATGGGAATGAGAGTGCATGGTGACAAAGAAGCATACATACTTCTCCTGCTATGGTCATTCAGTTCTCTATAATCTCAGACTAGTGAGTCTTGTCAATTGTGACTCAATTAATCCTTTCCATCCTTCATTTCAGGGTCTATTGTTCTgacattttccactttttttgttgttttttgctgtGAACCCTTTTCTGATTGGTGCAGCTGTTGAAGATGCTGCAGTTGAAGCAGTGTACATCTGGAACATTTGGCTGACTTGTTGAACTTCCCCCAGGGACTActccagggagaggaggggggtGTGGAGAGGCCAGAACAGTTGCCTGCAAATAGAGATGCCGATATTGTCTGGCCATTCTGTGGACCACCCTTGTAAAAATCCACCTCATTCTGGTCCTCGGTTTCCCCATTTTCTTATTGAAGGCACGTGTTCTCCACTCAAAAATCCTGCCGCGGTGGAAGAAGAGAAACTATACTGGCTGTGGATTCTCTCATACAGCAGTTTCTGCATTGCAAAGagatcaatacatatttgttgaattaattaatatatCAAGAAATCCTAGTGGATTGTTTTACCCCGGGTGGGGCAACATCACTTCACTCCCACCTGACACAGGTGGGTTTCTCCGTCACTTAGATTGAGGCCCCAGACTCACTGTAAGAGTGGGGCTGCCTCAGTCCCACCCCATTCTCACTCCCTTTGGCTCTCAGGCTCCTGGGTCTCTCTTTCTTTTGCCACGCCATTGGATTGCAAACACAGCAGGCATGGTTTCATTCCAAACCCAGAGCTGTTTTAATTAGTTTAACGTCTGTTAAATGCTTTGAAGATTGAAAGCAACAGATAAGTACTGGATGATGTTATTAACAACTGCAGTTAATTGCAAACATTTCTATTAATACTAGTTTCTGCCTCCTTTTCTTTGCTCTACTTTCTCTCCAAGGTTCCCAAATTCTTCTcagcctccctctcttccctctcccctgtaCTGGCGCTACAGGGTTAAATTGGGGCGGAGTCCAGGGATGAACGACAGCGGCAGTCACCAACTGGAACCGGGCAAGCGGGAAGAGCTGGGTGGGGCCGCCAGGCAGAGGCGAACCCACACGCCCCCAGGTCCCGCCCCGCGGCTGGAGGCCCTGGGTGGAacggccgggggcggggcgccgAGGCTTGGCGGGCCCGGTGGTTGGGTGTCCCGGCAGCCGCTTGAGGGATGGGGCGGGTCGGCCCGGGCCTCCTCCCTCATTCTCTCCGAGGGCCAGCCGCCCGTCTCTCCCGCccgtcctcctccctttcccacccctcGAAGTGGAGCTGCACATGCGGCTGCTCCCTGCTCCGTCCCGCCCAGCGCCCGTAGCGCAGGAACGGgtccctgcagcccccagccgATGGCAGGACAGTAGCCGCCTGTCAGGGGTCGTGAACCGCTGAGGCAGACGCGGCGGCTCCCGGGCCTCAGAGAGTGGGCGTCTCCGGAGGCCATGGGCTACCCCGAGGTAGAGCGAAGGGAACCTCTGCCCGCGGCAGCGCCGCGGGAGCGGGGGAGCCAGGGCTGCGGCTGTCGCGGGGCCCCTGCCCGGGCGGGCGAAGGGAACAGCTGCCGGCTCTTCCTGGGTTTCTTTGGCCTCTCGCTGGCCCTCCACCTGCTGACGTTGTGCTGCTACCTGGAGTTGCGCTCTGAGTTGCGGCGGGAACGGGGAGCCGAGTCCCGCCTTGGCGGCCCCGGCACCCCTGGCACCTCTGGGACCCTCAGCAGCTCCGGTGGCCTGGACCCTGATGGTTCCATCACCCGCCACTTCGGGCAGCCGTCACCTCAGCAGCAGCCCCTGGAACCGGGAGAAACCACATTCCCCCCAGACTCCCAGGACGGGCACCAGGTGAGTCACCTAGTAGGGGTGGCGGCGGCAGAGGCCCCCTCCCCTTGTGGGCAGGGCGGGGGCCCTCCCCCACAGGGCCCTGGGGAGGACTCTGCCACCTCGAGCTAAGTTGGAGGGTAGGACCTGGGAGGGGGCAGGCGGGCGTGGGAGAGGTTGCCCCGGGGCAGGTTGTCCCCGACCCCTGGCTCGGCTCACCCAGACTCTCTCAGGACCCCAGGACTTGGGAACTCTGGCCTGCGCCCGCCGTCCCCGGCTACAGGCTGCCTCGGGAAAAGTTGGCTGCGCTCCCGGCCGGGCCGGGGGGCGGAGGTGCCGGCGCTGCCCTTCTGGCGGACTAACGGCAGCAACTTGGCCCTTCTGCTCCTGGTGAGATTCTCTGCCCGCGGTGCTTGTTTTTTCGTGCCCAGAGCTGATGCCAGCACTAGCAGGCTCTCCTTTGGTGTTGGAGCTGTAAACAGCTGTAATAAATGCTCCACGCCGGTTGAAACAACTTTTAATCGTATTTTCAGCGCGGATCTTTCTGCGCTGACCAGAACGTGGGCTTGCTCACACTTACCTGCAATTTGAGACTGGTTGTCCTCAGTGTTCTAGTGAGGATCAGCGCCCCTGAGGAATTCTGGTAGAAATATGCCGTCTTGCTAGACAACTTCTgaacagcaatttaaaaaaatctatggaaATAAAACTCACCCTTTGCATGCCAGTTCTGactcttttttggggggtgggtagGGAGGGGGCGTGTAACGTGCCTTCGCTACTGCTAGCTTGAGACCAGGAATCTACTGATGGAATAATTACTCAAGAGTAATCTCTCAAGAGCAGTTTTTGCAAACTTTATGATGTTTGTGCCCTTGTTAGCAAACTATTAGCTTTGCTGcttgttttctactttttctagCTCCTTATTCAAGTAAATCTAGTGCACTTAAAATAAGTATTCTCTTGACTGCCATATTTTGTCTTATGTGAAACTTGAGAAGCATCTAAGAATCCTTTTGAGGTGGTTAAAGAATAATAGTGAATTTGTTCCTCCTGGCGAAGAGGGCATGTTGTGCAAATAATTTCCTTGAGGTCAGGGACCCAGGCCTTCTATATTTTCTACCA is a window encoding:
- the EDA gene encoding ectodysplasin-A isoform X9; translated protein: MGYPEVERREPLPAAAPRERGSQGCGCRGAPARAGEGNSCRLFLGFFGLSLALHLLTLCCYLELRSELRRERGAESRLGGPGTPGTSGTLSSSGGLDPDGSITRHFGQPSPQQQPLEPGETTFPPDSQDGHQDPRTWELWPAPAVPGYRLPREKLAALPAGPGGGGAGAALLAD